In one Cyclopterus lumpus isolate fCycLum1 chromosome 22, fCycLum1.pri, whole genome shotgun sequence genomic region, the following are encoded:
- the LOC117751678 gene encoding peroxidasin, translating into MALRAGQLFSPCLLAAALLLLASGPQFALCCPSRCLCFRTTVRCMHLNLETVPAVSPQTTILDLRFNKIKDLQPASFRRLKNLNTLLLNNNHIRRVPRGAFEDLENLKYLYLYKNEIQSIDRQAFKGLVSLEQLYLHFNNIESLEPESFTHLPKLERLFLHNNRISQLVPGTFSHLQAMKRLRLDSNALNCDCELLWLADLLKQYAESGNAQAAATCDYPSRLQGRSVATLTAEELNCEVPRITSEPQDVDVTSGNTVYFTCRAEGNPKPQIIWLRNNNALNMRDDSRLNLLEDGTLMIQDTRETDQGVYQCMAKNVAGEVKTSQVTLRYFGAPLRPSFVIQPQNTEVLVGESVTLECSATGQPQPRVSWTKGDRTPLPNDARVNITPSGGLYIQNVDQADGGQYTCFASNNVDTIHATAYIIVQAIPQFTVTPQDQSVLEGHTVDFPCEASGYPKPVIAWTRGGSPLPLDRRYVVLASGTLRITRVAAHDEGQYECQAVSPVGTVRTAVQLSIQQRVTPVFTNAPRDVTVESGQDVQIPCSAQGQPQPALTWNKDGVQVTESGKFHISPEGYLEVRDVGTADAGRYECVARNPIGYQVASMVLTVTVPAVSRQGDTFVSTSIEQAIRNVDSAIESTRRRLFDGQPRTPGELLALFRYPRDPYTVEQARAGEIFEQTLLLIQNHVNQGLTVDTNGTAFRYNDLVSPHFLDVIANLSGCTAHRRFNNCSDICFHQKYRSHDGTCNNLQHPMWGASLTAFERLLKSVYDNGFNLPRGANEQLHNGYRLPLPRLVSTTMIGTETITPDDRYTHMLMQWGQFLDHDLDSTVAALSQSRFSDGQLCTQVCTNDPPCFPIHFPPNDPRQLRSGARCMFFVRSSPVCGSGMTSLLMNSVYPREQINQLTSYIDASNVYGNSRHESEEIRDLASQRGLLRQGIIQRTGKPLLPFAAGPPTECMRDENESPIPCFLAGDHRANEQLGLTAMHTVWFREHNRIATELLRLNPHWDGDTIYHEARKIVGAQMQHITYRHWLPKILGEAGMKWMGPYTGYNPNINTGIVSAFATAAFRFGHTLINPILYRLDEDFQPIPQGHISLHRAFFSPFRIVNEGGIDPLLRGLFGVAGKMRVSTQMLNTELTERLFSMVHAVALDLAAMNIQRGRDHGIPPYNDYRVFCNLTSAQTFDDLRNEIKNPNVREKLQRLYGTPLNIDLFPALMAEDLVPGSRVGPTLMCLLATQFKRLQDGDRFWYENPGVFSPAQLTQLKQASLTRVLCDNGDNITRVQPDVFRVAELPHGYGSCDDIPQIDLRMWQDCCEDCRTKGQFNALSYHFRGRRSAEHSYKEEGLANSVQENSPVKEAGQSIVNVTVTSKKSTEPSINDFQDFVSDMQKTITGLRKQIKRLEARLSKTACTDSEGRERTDGERWKQDSCTICECRDTQVTCFVESCPPAECKRPVKLKSACCPMCREQADVEKQPRADTRHE; encoded by the exons AGACCTGAGGTTCAATAAAATCAAGGATTTACAACCAGCCTCCTTCAGACGATTAAAGAACCTCAACACACT CCTCCTCAACAACAATCATATACGAAGGGTCCCCAGGGGAGCATTTGAAGACCTGGAAAACCTCAAATATCT CTATTTGTACAAGAATGAAATCCAATCAATTGACAGACAAGCATTTAAGGGGCTTGTCTCTCTTGAGCAACT GTACCTGCACTTCAACAACATTGAGTCTTTGGAACCAGAATCATTCACTCACCTACCAAAGCTGGAACGACT gTTTTTGCACAACAACAGAATCTCCCAGCTCGTCCCGGGAACCTTCTCTCATCTTCAGGCCATGAAGCGACT GCGACTGGATTCCAATGCGTTGAACTGTGACTGTGAGCTGCTGTGGCTGGCTGACCTGCTGAAGCAGTATGCTGAGTCAGGCAATGCTCAGGCTGCTGCCACCTGCGACTACCCCAGCCGCCTACAGGGCCGATCTGTGGCAACGCTCACTGCAGAGGAGCTCAACTGTG AGGTACCTCGGATCACCTCAGAGCCTCAGGATGTCGATGTGACATCGGGGAACACTGTCTACTTCACCTGTCGGGCTGAAGGCAACCCGAAACCCCAGATCATCTGGCTCAGGAACAA CAACGCTCTGAACATGCGCGATGACAGCCGTCTAAACCTGCTGGAGGACGGGACGCTGATGATTCAGGACACCAGGGAGACAGACCAGGGAGTCTACCAGTGTATGGCCAAAAACGTGGCCGGCGAGGTTAAGACTTCACAGGTCACGCTGCGATACTTTGGAGCCCCCT TACGGCCAAGTTTTGTGATCCAGCCCCAGAACACCGAGGTGCTGGTGGGAGAGAGTGTGACCCTGGAGTGTAGCGCCACGGGCCAGCCGCAGCCCCGGGTCTCCTGGACCAAGGGCGATCGCACGCCCCTGCCCAACGACGCCCGTGTCAACATCACCCCCTCTGGAGGGCTTTACATCCAGAACGTGGACCAGGCAGATGGGGGACAGTACACCTGTTTTGCATCGAATAATGTTGATACTATACACGCTACGGCGTATATCATCGTACAAG CGATCCCCCAGTTCACGGTCACTCCACAGGACCAGTCCGTCCTGGAGGGTCACACGGTGGACTTCCCCTGTGAGGCAAGTGGTTACCCCAAGCCGGTAATTGCCTGGACACGTGGGGGCAGTCCGTTACCCCTCGACCGCCGTTACGTGGTCCTGGCCTCCGGCACTCTCCGCATCACTCGGGTGGCGGCCCACGACGAGGGCCAGTATGAGTGCCAGGCGGTCAGCCCTGTGGGGACTGTGCGCACCGCTGTGCAGCTCAGCATCCAGCAAAGAG TAACGCCTGTTTTCACAAATGCTCCAAGGGACGTGACGGTGGAGTCTGGCCAGGATGTCCAGATTCCCTGCAGCGCTCAGGGCCAGCCACAACCTGCCCTCACCTGGAACAAG GATGGTGTGCAGGTGACAGAGAGTGGAAAGTTCCACATCAGCCCCGAGGGTTATCTCGAGGTGAGAGACGTGGGCACTGCTGACGCCGGTCGCTACGAGTGTGTCGCACGCAATCCCATCGGCTACCAGGTTGCCAGCATGGTGCTCACTGTCACAG TTCCTGCAGTCAGCAGACAGGGCGACACCTTTGTGAGCACGTCCATCGAGCAGGCCATCCGCAACGTGGACAGCGCTATTGAGTCAACCAGGAGACGTCTCTTTGATGG GCAGCCTCGTACCCCAGGAGAGTTGCTAGCTCTCTTCCGGTATCCACGAGACCCCTACACAGTGGAGCAGGCGCGTGCCGGGGAGATCTTCGAGCAGACTCTTCTGCTCATCCAGAACCACGTCAACCAGGGTCTCACGGTCGACACCAACGGCACCG CATTCCGCTACAACGACCTGGTGTCCCCTCACTTTCTGGATGTGATTGCCAACCTGTCGGGATGCACGGCCCACCGTCGCTTCAACAACTGCTCCGACATTTGCTTCCACCAGAAGTACCGCAGCCACGACGGCACCTGCAACAACCTGCAGCACCCGATGTGGGGCGCCTCCCTCACGGCCTTCGAACGCCTCCTGAAGTCGGTCTACGACAATGGCTTCAACCTGCCGAGAGGGGCAAATGAGCAGCTGCATAATGGCTACAGGCTACCTCTGCCGAGGTTGGTGTCCACCACCATGATCGGAACGGAGACCATCACTCCCGATGACCGCTACACTCACATGCTGATGCAGTGGGGCCAGTTCTTGGACCACGACTTGGACTCGACAGTGGCGGCTCTCAGTCAGTCGCGGTTCTCCGACGGCCAGCTGTGCACTCAGGTCTGCACCAATGACCCGCCATGCTTTCCGATCCACTTCCCACCCAATGACCCACGGCAGCTGCGGAGTGGCGCCCGCTGCATGTTCTTTGTCCGGTCCAGCCCTGTGTGCGGCAGCGGGATGACCTCTCTTCTCATGAACAGCGTGTACCCAAGAGAGCAGATCAACCAGCTGACCTCTTACATTGATGCTTCCAATGTCTACGGCAACTCACGCCATGAATCTGAGGAAATCCGAGATTTGGCCAGCCAACGAGGTCTGCTCCGGCAAGGTATCATCCAGCGGACAGGGAAGCCTCTCCTGCCCTTTGCTGCTGGACCTCCCACTGAGTGTATGAGGGATGAAAACGAGAGTCCAATTCCATGTTTCTTAGCTGGAGATCACCGGGCCAATGAACAGCTGGGTCTGACCGCTATGCACacggtgtggttcagggaacacaACCGCATAGCTACGGAGCTACTGAGACTCAACCCCCACTGGGACGGGGACACCATCTACCACGAGGCCAGGAAGATAGTGGGGGCCCAGATGCAGCACATCACCTACAGGCACTGGTTGCCAAAG ATCCTGGGTGAGGCAGGCATGAAGTGGATGGGGCCATACACCGGTTACAACCCCAATATCAACACTGGCATCGTCAGCGCTTTCGCTACTGCTGCGTTCCGCTTCGGGCACACCCTCATCAACCCAATACTCTACAGGTTAGACGAGGACTTCCAGCCTATCCCCCAGGGACACATCTCGCTGCACCGGGCCTTCTTCTCCCCGTTCCGCATCGTGAATGAGGGCGGCATCGACCCACTGCTTCGCGGGCTCTTTGGCGTCGCTGGCAAAATGCGTGTTTCCACACAGATGCTGAATACAGAGCTGACGGAGAGGCTGTTCTCGATGGTGCATGCTGTGGCCCTGGACCTGGCTGCCATGAATATACAGAGAGGAAGGGACCATGGTATCCCCCCGTACAATGACTACAGGGTCTTCTGCAATCTGACCTCGGCTCAGACCTTTGATGACCTGAGGAACGAAATTAAGAATCCTAACGTCAGAGAGAAACTGCAGAG GCTGTATGGCACTCCTCTGAACATCGATCTGTTCCCTGCGCTGATGGCTGAAGACCTGGTCCCTGGCAGCAGAGTGGGGCCCACCCTCATGTGTCTGCTTGCAACCCAGTTCAAACGCCTGCAGGATGGGGACAG GTTCTGGTACGAAAACCCGGGTGTGTTCTCTCCTGCCCAGCTGACACAGCTGAAGCAGGCTTCTCTGACGCGGGTGCTGTGCGACAACGGGGACAACATCACACGCGTCCAGCCGGACGTCTTCAGGGTGGCCGAGCTGCCCCACGGCTACGGCAGCTGTGACGACATCCCTCAGATTGACCTGCGCATGTGGCAGGACTGCTGTGAAG ACTGCAGAACCAAGGGGCAGTTCAACGCCCTGTCATACCACTTCAGAGGACGCAGATCAGCTGAGCACAGCTACAAAGAGGAGGGACTGGCCAACAGCGTCCAGGAGAACAG CCCAGTGAAGGAAGCCGGACAAAGTATTGTAAATGTCACTGTGACCTCCAAAAAAAGCACTGAACCATCGATCAACGACTTCCAGGACTTTGTCTCCGACATGCAGAAGACAATCACAGGTTTACGAAAGCAG ATTAAAAGACTCGAGGCCCGTCTGAGCAAGACCGCCTGCACTGACAGCGAGGGACGCGAGCGGACAGACGGAGAGCGCTGGAAACAGGACTCCTGCACCATATGTGAATGCAGA